ACATCGACCGTGGCCTCAGTGCCGGGGCCAAGCTGATCTGTGGCGGCAATCGCCCGGCGGATCTGCCGCGCGGTTATTTCTTGCAGCCGACGATCTTCACCGAAGTGCCCCTCGACAGTGCGCTGTGGTGTGAAGAGATCTTCGGCCCGGTGATCTGCGTGCGTAGTTTCGCTACGGAAGCCGAGGCGATTGCCCTGGCCAACGACAGTCAGTTCGGTCTGGTCGCTAGTGTGGTCACGCGCAATGCCGAGACCGCGGATCGGGTCGCCAACGCCTTGCAGGCGGGGCTGGTGTGGCTCAACGCGCCGCAGGTGATCTTCCCGCAGACGGCGTGGGGCGGCTACAAACAGAGCAGCATCGGTCGCGAGTTGGGGCCGTGGGGCCTGGCGGCATTCCAGGAAATCAAGCACGTGATCCGCGCGCTCTGAATGCCCGAAAAAGTTCAACGCATGCCTCGCAACGAGGCATGCGCCGGCGTCATGGCTCCAATGAGTTTTTATCGATAGTCAGGTGTTTTGCACGACCTCAGGATGAACCCGCAGACCACGCTCAAGCCCTTTGAAATCGGGCGCTTGAGCAGTTCCGGTCAGGCAGATGCAAGGGTTGCGATCAGTCTCATACTTACAAGAATAATGGGAGTCCTAAATGGGCGAGCACGATCTGAACAGGCGTCAATTCATCAAAACCGTCGGCGTGGCCTCGGTGGCTGCGGCGGCCATGAGCATGCCCTTCATCCGGGCCAGTGCCAGCGACACCCGCTTTGCCGGCAAGACCCTGCGCCTGTTGACCTGGTCCGATGACACGGGCCTCGCTGCACTGCGCAACATCGCTGCGACCTTCGAAGCCAAGACCGGCGCCAAAGTGATTGCCGACCGCACCGGCAGCACCTCGGAAATGGTCGCCAAACTCAAGGCCGGCGGTGATCGTCCGCAGTACGACATCATCACCCTGGCCGGCGTTGGTGCCGAAGGTCTGGCCGCTGCCGGACTGCTGGAAAAACCCGATCTCAACCGCATTCCCAATCTGGTCGACGTCCCGGAAAAATACCGCACCGGGGCCAACGGTCACGGCATCGGTTACCTGCTGTGGTGCAACAGTCTGGTCTACAGCACCCGCACCCAGAAAGAAGCGCCGGACAGTTACGCCGCACTGTGGGACGCCGATCTGGCACCGAATATTTTCCTGCCGCCGCCGAACTGGACCGAGGCCATGGACCTGATCATCATCGCCGCCAAACTGGCCGGTGGTGACGAACACAACATCGAGCCGGGCTTCAAGAAACTCGCGGAGTTGAAAGACCGCGTGGTGACCCTGGGCGAAAACCCCAACCAGATCGCCGAGCTATTCCGCACCGGCTCCCTGGACATGGGCGGCCTGTATGCCCCGGCGTTTTTCCCCAAGCAGATCCGCGATCCGAACTACGGCCTCGGCGCCACGTTCGGCATGAAGGAAGGTTTCTACACCGACCTGATGCTCTCGGTGATGCCGAAGAACCGTCCGGGCGACACCGACCTGGCCTACGCCTTCATCGATCACTCCCTCGACCCGCTGGTGCAGGGCAAGATGGCCGAAGACATCTTCAACGGCCCGGTCAACGCCAAGGCGATCATCTCCGCCGAAGCGCGCAAGAGCCCGTTCATCCTCACGCCGGAGCAGATCGCGGAGAAGGCGATCATGCACGACAACGCCTTCCTGGCGACCGTGCATGACCAGTGGATTCGTCGCTACACGGAAATCTTTTCTTCCTGATCGAGTGATGGACGCAGGTTCTTCAAACACCGAAGTACCTGTGGGAGCTGGCTTGCCAGCGATAGCAATTTGTCAGTGACATCATGGTCGACAGGTAGGCCGTCATCGCTGGCAAGCCAGCTCCCACAAAGCTTGCGGTGGTTTGGAAGTCTGTGTCTGTCAGTTGTTTTTCCATTGACGAGATCATTGCTATGGAACATCAATCCCTGACCCAACCGGTCGGCGCGGGTGACGTGCGCCCGGCGCGCGGTGTTTCGCCGACTGCACGGGCGTGGTTTTTCCTCACGCCGTCGATGCTGTTTCTCGGCGTGCTGATTGCCGCCAGCCTGCTGGTGTTGCGCATGAGCGTCGGCACCAAGGGCGCGGAGTGGTCCGGTTTCAGCCTGGCCAGTTACGCCCAGTTGCTCGAACCCTACTACCTCAAATCGTTGCTGCTGACCTTGCGTCTGGCGCTGATCAGCGCGGTGATCGCGGTGGTGCTGGCGATCCCGGTGGCGTACACCATGTCGCGCCTGACCTCGCCATTCGTGCGGCGGATCTTCCTCGCGGCGGTGCTGTTGCCGTTGCTGGTCAACCTGCTGCTGCAAAGCTACGGCTGGCTGGTGATCCTTGGCCCCGGCGGCATGCTCAACCAGACCCTCATGGGCCTCGGTCTGATCAAGCGTCCGATCATGTTGCTGTACAACCAGAACGGCGTATTGATGGGCCTGGTGCAGACCGCGTTTCCGTTGGCGGTGCTGCCGATTGCCAGCGCCATGCGCGGCGTCGCCCGCAGCTACGAAGAAGCTGCCGCGACGCTTGGCGCCAGCCGTTTTCAGGTGTTCCGTCAGGTGGTGTTGCCGATGAGCCTGCCGGGGATCATCACCGGCGCGACGCTGGTGTTCGCCTACAACGCCAGCAGCTTCGTGGTGCCGTTGTTGCTTGGTGGTCGACGCGTGCCGATGCTCGCGGTGATGGTGCATGACCAGATTGCCCCGCTGATGAACTGGCCTGCCGCGTCCGCCGCCGGTGTGGTGCTGATCGTTACCACGCTCGCCATCATGACCTTGTCCGAATACGTCACCGGCCGCCGTCGCCGTCTGCTGGAGGCTTCGCAATGAGTGCCTTGATCAAGAAGCGTCAGTCGTTGTTGCCGGGCGACACCGGCAAGTTCGCCGGCATCCTGTCCGGGATCATTTTGTTCCTGGCCGTGTTGCCGATCCTGACCATGATCGTGATGTCGTTCAGCGGCGCATCGAACCTCGACTTCCCGCCGAGTAGCTACAGCCTGCAGTGGTACAAGGCGGCGTGGCACACCTTTGTCTCGCCGGACGCCAGCGATGTGCTGAGCCTCGGCCAGGCCATGGGCACCAGTTTGCTGGTGGCGTGCCTGACGATGATTTTCGCCACGCTGATCGCGGTGCCGGCGGCTTACGCGCTGACCCGTTGCGAGTTCCGTGGCAAGGGCGTGGCGCTGCAATTGATGTCGCTGCCGCTGGTGTTTCCGATGGTGGTACTGGGGCTGGCATTGCTGCTGGTGTTCGACAGCCTGCCGTTCCACATGACCACCTCGCGACTGGTGATTGCCCACGTGATTCTGGCGCTGCCGTTCGTGGTGAAGAACTGCACGGCGGCCATGCTTTCCATCGGCAGTGAAGTCGAAGAGGCCGCGCAGATGCTCGGCGCGTCGCCATTGAGGGCCATCGTCGACGTGGTGGTGCCGTTGATGAAGTCGGGGATTCTGGCGGGGATGTTGCTGGCGTTCATCGTCTCGTTCAACGAGTTCACCGTGACCTATTTCCTCTACACCATCGACGTCATGACCGTGCCGATCTGGATGTACAGCCGCACCGTGTCATCGCTCGACCCTACCGTGTTCTCGTTTGCCGTGCTGATCGTGCTGATCGACTTCGTCCTGATCTGGGCGCTGGAGAAGCTGGTCGGTGAGGGCGGCGTTTCCTTCTAGCTTTTGCCTGGAGGTGCCTGCGCTCGATCATGGTGCGTTAAAAGTCAGCTCAGAATGCTCATTGACTAAA
The sequence above is a segment of the Pseudomonas sp. HS6 genome. Coding sequences within it:
- a CDS encoding ABC transporter substrate-binding protein; translation: MGEHDLNRRQFIKTVGVASVAAAAMSMPFIRASASDTRFAGKTLRLLTWSDDTGLAALRNIAATFEAKTGAKVIADRTGSTSEMVAKLKAGGDRPQYDIITLAGVGAEGLAAAGLLEKPDLNRIPNLVDVPEKYRTGANGHGIGYLLWCNSLVYSTRTQKEAPDSYAALWDADLAPNIFLPPPNWTEAMDLIIIAAKLAGGDEHNIEPGFKKLAELKDRVVTLGENPNQIAELFRTGSLDMGGLYAPAFFPKQIRDPNYGLGATFGMKEGFYTDLMLSVMPKNRPGDTDLAYAFIDHSLDPLVQGKMAEDIFNGPVNAKAIISAEARKSPFILTPEQIAEKAIMHDNAFLATVHDQWIRRYTEIFSS
- a CDS encoding ABC transporter permease gives rise to the protein MEHQSLTQPVGAGDVRPARGVSPTARAWFFLTPSMLFLGVLIAASLLVLRMSVGTKGAEWSGFSLASYAQLLEPYYLKSLLLTLRLALISAVIAVVLAIPVAYTMSRLTSPFVRRIFLAAVLLPLLVNLLLQSYGWLVILGPGGMLNQTLMGLGLIKRPIMLLYNQNGVLMGLVQTAFPLAVLPIASAMRGVARSYEEAAATLGASRFQVFRQVVLPMSLPGIITGATLVFAYNASSFVVPLLLGGRRVPMLAVMVHDQIAPLMNWPAASAAGVVLIVTTLAIMTLSEYVTGRRRRLLEASQ
- a CDS encoding ABC transporter permease, which produces MSALIKKRQSLLPGDTGKFAGILSGIILFLAVLPILTMIVMSFSGASNLDFPPSSYSLQWYKAAWHTFVSPDASDVLSLGQAMGTSLLVACLTMIFATLIAVPAAYALTRCEFRGKGVALQLMSLPLVFPMVVLGLALLLVFDSLPFHMTTSRLVIAHVILALPFVVKNCTAAMLSIGSEVEEAAQMLGASPLRAIVDVVVPLMKSGILAGMLLAFIVSFNEFTVTYFLYTIDVMTVPIWMYSRTVSSLDPTVFSFAVLIVLIDFVLIWALEKLVGEGGVSF